In Glandiceps talaboti chromosome 4, keGlaTala1.1, whole genome shotgun sequence, a single window of DNA contains:
- the LOC144433938 gene encoding protein D3-like — translation MHKRVECGSRSLVRLQRLSLQLCTAHQRASTMDKHELVPDVIDKLPTDVATVQWENGVKTEIGNELTPTQVQKAPCTLSWPTETDAFYTVLMTDPDAPSRKEPKFREWHHWLVVNIPGCDISKGETVMEYVGSGPPQGTGLHRYVFLVYKQPGKITYTDPVRTNTSADGRGGVKARDVATKYQLGDPIACNLYQAEWDDYVPLLYKQLKP, via the exons ATGCATAAACGGGTCGAGTGTGGAAGTAGGTCGCTTGTTCGGTTACAGAGACTGTCGTTGCAGCTTTGTACAGCACACCAGAG AGCATCAACAATGGATAAACATGAGCTTGTCCCAGATGTGATTGATAAATTACCAACTGATGTTGCTACTGTACAATGGGAGAATGGTGTAAAGACAGAGATTGGAAATGAATTAACACCAACACAG GTTCAGAAGGCACCATGTACTCTATCTTGGCCAACAGAGACAGATGCCTTCTATACAGTACTCATGACAGATCCAGATGCACCCTCCAGGAAAGAACCTAAGTTTAGGGAATGGCATCATTGGCTGGTTGTCAATATTCCAGGATGTGATATCAGTAAAGGGGAAACAGTGATGGAATATGTAGGTTCCGGACCACCACAAGGAACTG GACTGCATCGCTATGTGTTCTTGGTCTACAAACAACCAGGAAAGATTACCTACACTGATCCAGTACGTACCAATACTTCAGCTGATGGGCGTGGTGGTGTCAAAGCACGAGATGTTGCTACTAAGTACCAACTTGGGGATCCCATTGCATGTAATTTATACCAAGCTGAGTGGGATGATTATGTGCCATTACTGTACAAGCAGTTGAAGCCTTAA
- the LOC144434120 gene encoding DNA-binding protein RFX6-like, giving the protein MNAISRSVTFAGYQVHSSSDNSPDPDTLTWTDTGNQSECLQDIYIDDGETFPEEDEDDDVDGDKIEEMKEQVDKENEDKNISSTKLSQEEQTKKQSQIAATLKWLSENYERAEGVCLPRCVLYTHYLDFCKKNKFTPSGAATFGKVIRQKFPKLTTRRLGTRGQSKYHYYGIGIKESSIYYHSVYSGRGLTRFSGTKVKTEGTSRKYSLSSKTGTLLPDFPDAHNLILPDSAPCDKVETFIMMYRTHCQRILDTVISANFDEVQNFLLHFWQGMPEHLTQLLKCDIIVDIVGLCDTILYKVLIDVLIPSTIQDLPDSLSAEIRMFAKRLPGWLTSSLDDVPEHLKSQKLEVMKTFIQSLKRQTSFVHLAQTARSVLLSHENVNQMAKDLNEVDFSSIWNQGVSCSPEILDKDPETTRELIHEFEGLLNKQAPIEAYTEWIDSVIDRCALQTSKENGRSFKERARDFLLNWSFFTSRFMRDLTLHSAASFGSFHLIYMMFDEYVFLVIETQQNQIDETSLQQNVRKHMKTAGEISTKAKIRSAPSKGETGNSRAKKRRFGEVESPHLAAEDRLICPSPAKTAKPAGFPDISSGSTTAFSRPTPHHNTDIHTELEYPEFTSPAAAGYHVSAAPNQGFLSQLKYQQMTGLNGCSSFDRATTSAYLSQLNPSTYTDHYTSPYNTASAMSIDTQLPTTHYNALNIPPSPSFHSQSTFWADSRFSPSYNDSYSGYGKSMTMGGSYGMNASYGKRGSMFPTSSLSATGHNTLEESMTRSAFQAAARANHYYSRQHDNIAGTAGLQLPGNNMHVGTYGSSFIDVTGQNQFGRQDTWHPQDDIFSGSMRSTALPPVNKAFLTTYR; this is encoded by the exons AGATGAAGGAACAGGTAGACAAAGaaaatgaagacaaaaataTCAGCAGTACTAAACTCTCCCAAGAGGAACAGACGAAAAAACAATCTCAGATTGCAGCTACATTGAAATG GTTATCAGAAAACTACGAACGAGCTGAAGGGGTTTGTCTTCCACGCTGTGTGCTGTACACGCACTACTTGGATTTTTGTAAAAAGAACAAATTCACTCCATCGGGTGCAGCTACCTTCGGCAAG GTCATCAGACAAAAGTTTCCTAAACTTACAACAAGACGACTGGGTACCAGAGGACAATCTAA GTATCACTACTATGGTATAGGAATTAAAGAGAGCTCCATATACTATCATTCGGTTTATTCAGGAAGAGGTCTGACCAG GTTTTCTGGAACCAAGGTGAAGACAGAG GGTACAAGCCGCAAATACTCACTAAGTTCGAAGACGGGAACCCTGCTTCCAGATTTTCCAGATGCACATAATCTTATTCTTCCAGATTCAGCTCCCTGTGACAAG GTTGAGACGTTTATTATGATGTACAGAACACATTGTCAGAGGATACTGGATACAGTCATCAGTGCTAACTTTGACgag GTTCAAAACTTTCTCCTTCATTTCTGGCAAGGAATGCCTGAACATTTAACACAGCTGTTAAAATGTGACATTATCGTAGATATCGTTGGACTGTGTGATACAATACTCTATAAA GTTTTAATTGATGTGTTAATCCCTTCAACGATCCAGGATCTGCCTGACAG TTTAAGTGCCGAAATACGAATGTTTGCCAAACGATTGCCTGGCTGGCTGACAAGTTCTTTGGATGACGTACCTGAACATCTCAAGTCGCAGAAGTTGGAAG ttatgAAGACGTTTATCCAAAGTTTAAAGAGACAGACCTCTTTTGTTCATCTTGCTCAG ACGGCACGAAGTGTGTTGTTGAGTCACGAAAACGTCAATCAGATGGCCAAGGATTTAAACGAAGTCGACTTTTCTAGCATTTGGAATCAAGGAGTGTCATGTTCACCAGAAATACTGGATAAGGATCCAGAAACAACTAGAGAGC TCATCCATGAATTTGAGGGTTTACTGAATAAACAGGCACCAATCGAAGCTTACACAGAGTGGATTGATAGCGTTATTGATAGATGTGCCCTACAG ACATCAAAGGAAAATGGAAGATCATTCAAAGAACGGGCAAGAGATTTTTTATTGAACTGGTCTTTCTTCACGTCTCGTTTCATGCGAGATTTGACGTTACACAGTGCAGCTAGTTTTG GTTCCTTTCATCTGATCTACATGATGTTCGATGAATACGTCTTCCTAGTCATAGaaacacaacaaaatcaaatcGATGAAACGTCACTCCAACAAAATGTACGGAAACACATGAAAACGGCAG GCGAAATCAGTACTAAAGCTAAAATTAGATCAGCGCCCTCTAAAGGTGAAACTGGTAATAGTCGGGCGAAGAAAAGGCGGTTCGGAGAAGTTGAAAGCCCTC ACCTCGCCGCCGAGGACCGCTTAATATGCCCATCCCCAGCGAAGACAGCCAAGCCGGCAGGTTTTCCAGACATTTCTTCGGGTAGTACTACAGCATTCAGCCGTCCAACACCTCATCATAAtacggacatacatacagaattagAGTATCCTGAATTCACTAGCCCCGCTGCAGCTGGTTACCACGTCTCAGCTGCTCCAAACCAAGGATTCCTCTCACAGTTAAAATACCAACAAATGACTGGACTGAACGGGTGCTCTTCATTTGATCGTGCAACAACAAGTGCTTATCTCTCACAGTTGAACCCCAGCACCTATACGGACCATTATACTTCTCCGTACAACACAGCCTCAGCCATGTCAATTGATACACAACTTCCAACAACTCACTACAATGCATTAAACATTCCACCTAGCCCATCCTTCCACTCTCAAAGTACTTTCTGGGCTGACAGTCGCTTCTCTCCTAGCTATAACGATAGTTACAGTGGCTATGGAAAGTCAATGACAATGGGTGGAAGTTATGGAATGAATGCTAGCTATGGGAAAAGGGGTAGCATGTTTCCTACAAGTTCGTTGTCAGCTACAGGACATAACACATTGGAGGAATCAATGACAAGATCTGCATTCCAAGCAGCGGCACGAGCCAACCATTATTATTCCAGACAACATGATAACATTGCAG GGACTGCAGGTTTACAACTGCCTGGCAATAACATGCATGTCGGCACTTACGGTAGCAGTTTCATTGACGTCACAGGACAGAATCAATTTGGGAGACAGGATACATGGCACCCTCAGGATGACATTTTCTCTGGAAGTATGCGAAGCACAGCACTACCACCTGTCAATAAAGCATTTCTCACGACCTACCGATGA